The window ttttccccatTTTTAACGGTCTCTTTAAGactcttctcttttctctctggTGGCTGACCTGCATTAAATTGCCCAGATGATTTCTGGCTGTTTAATTCTGTCATGGCTGGATGAGCTGCTGctgttttccttttattttcaacAAACTCTCTCACCAGTTTAGGTGTCAAGTattctttcttgttttcttctctGATTGAGGCAGCTTCAACTTCCTTTAAGTCCTTTTTAGCTTCATGATCAAAATCCATTTGATTAAATTGCTCAACCCGTGGTGGTCCAAAGCGACTGCCAGGTTCTCCGGCTTTCTTCATGTGAATGTCTAAAGGAACCGACTCATAGGCATCTTCCACTGCAACTTGGCTATTTCCTTCTTGTGTACCTTGCTGGGCCATGCCAGATTCTTTGAGCTTTTCATCAACCGGCACATTGTCGATTTCAAATGCCCCCAATTCCCCTTTGCTAGCTTTAGGTTCAGCCCTAATTTCTTCACTTGCTTTCTTGACACTGTCATCTACGGGAAGAGACTCACTGGCATCTTCCCTTCTGAACCAGTTCTCTCCATTTTCTAAATGGTGTGCAGATGCGTCAGATGCTTTAAGTTCCAAATCAATCAGCATACTTACTCGTACTACTTCTGGCTGTGTATCACTATTGTTGTGTTCAGTCCTTTTCTCTCCATTTCCTTCATGAGCAGGGACTTCTTGTGTTGCTGCCACTGTTTCACTGCTTTCATCATGCTTATTGGATAGTCGAGTCGCTTGAGAGTTCTGATTACAATCCTGGTTACATGTATCACCAGATACCCTGAGATCCTCCTGTTTCATGTACAAGGTCTGACCGTTTTCATTCCTCTCTGTCCCCTCATTTGTTGTGTTTAGGACATTCAGTTCTTCCCAGTCACCAGCAACTTTAACAGTCTTCCCAGTCTGTTCTGACTCATTAGCCTCTTCTAACGTGCTTTCAGTTCTAACTTGCCCAAAAGTTTCATTTAATCTTCCCTCAGCTCCTTCTTTGTCCCGAGCCTTCATTAATCCATTTATGTCATATTGCTGCTCACAAGCATGGGCCATTTTTATTCTTTGCTCAGCTTCCTTTCTTTCACAGGCATCTTGTTGTCTCTTCTCATATTCTTCCCTCTCGAGAGCTTCTTTTATCCGCTTCTCATATTCTTCTATTTGAGCAGCCTCTTTCtgtttcttcttattttcccGTTCAGCAGCCTCTTTTAGTTTCTTCTCAGTCTCTCGCAACTCAAGAGCCTTTTTCAGCCTTTTCTCATTTTCTACCTGCTCAAGAGCAGCCTCCTTTAACCTCATCTCATTTTCTTCCTGCTGAAGAACCTTTTTCAGTTTCTTCTCATTTTCTGCTTGTTCAAATGCCTCTTTAAGCCTTATTTCCTTCTCTTCCTGCTTCAAAGCTTCTTGTTGTCTCTGTTCAAAACTTTTTGTGCCGCGAGATTCCTTGAGCCTTTTGTCACTTCTAATTCTTTTATCATTTACCTTCTGCTTCCTGGCCTGCTCTTGAACCTCCAGCACAATGTCATGCTTTTCTGATTTTTCAGCATCTCTTTGCTTCTCAGGTTCTGCAGGTAGAGTCCCCATTCTAGAACTCATCTCATGCTGTCCGTTCTCATGAATTTTTTCAGCCACTTTCACCTTTTTGTCATGCTCTTTTCGACTGCATGCCTCCTTAGACGCTTTGGGTCTTGCATTGCATTCCTCCCATCCACGAGGTTGCTTCTCTGGTTCCTCTTCAATAACTGCTCTTACTTTCTTATCGATTTCTTCTTTCTGCTCTAATGCTTCCATGGTTGCCTTTTCTTTATGCCTGTTCTCGTGACTTTTTCTGCTCTGAACCAAAatcttctctttgttttccTGCTCAAAAGCCTTCTTGGACTCATCAATTGCCGCCAATTCAAAATATTGTGTTTCTTCCTGCCATTCATTAGCGTCATCAATTTTGAAAGACCCATTCCCATGCTTCTCTTGTTCAAAATGTTTAGCCACATTTAATAATATTTCATCTTCTAAAAATTCTGGAACTTCTCTGGTCGTCTTTGAAGATTTCAGCCTTTCCTTCTTAACAACAAATTTCATTCTACCATCTTCTCGTACAGAAGTGCCCTGCACTCCCTCATCTTTCACACCATTGCAGTCATCAACAATTTTACCCACCATTCCTTCCTtctctttcatttctttctttgaacCCGATGTTGTACAGGTTTGGAACCCGTCTTTCCTCCTCTGCATTAACTCTTTTGCACTTTTCAGTTGTACTTTGGCTTTCTCCATTGCTTCTCTCATAGCAGCTGCAGAGATTGCTGCAGATGAACTTGCATCCACTTCGACATCAAAGAACCGGGGTGAACTATCACCTGTAGTCCCATCAGAAGCAATCGAGTTAGAATTTGAGGACAATCTACCAGAATCACCACTGCTTCCATCCAGTATGGGTGGTGGTCGAGAGGGTGGTGGCAACTGAGAGGGCTGAGTTCTAAGGCTTATGTCTGATACAGTCACAAACGGCCTTCTATGATGAGAACCATATCTACCATGTCCTCTTTCATGTTTAAGGTTGTCTCCAAATGCCTGTCCGGAAGAACTACCATTAGGGGGGTGTGACATGGTCTTTTTGAGATACTTTTGATTCACCACTTCCACATTGGAGTTCATATTTAATTTGCTATCATCAGCTACTTGAAAGATTGGATTCTCATGTTCTGTCTGTTGGGAGGGAGTGATTTCATCCAGCACAAATGTGTATCCAGGAACAACATGTGCCTGAGTTACATATGTCATCCCATTCAGAGAATCTTTACTGCCTGTTTGATGAGCTGTATGATATGCCATGCTGAAATCTGTACTGCCATCAAATGACTGGTAAGGATCTCCGTTTGAGCATTGGTTCTTTCCGCAATCATCCGACCCTTCTGACAGAGAACCAGATTCTGCAGGAGTCCTATGAATgaggaaaccagaaaaacaTATTCTAACATCAAATTATAGCATTGCATGTTtcaaattaagaataaaaaatctTTTTATTCCTCATTTACTATTGCAATGATAGACAAAACAATTATGTTTCTTGTTCTTTCATACTTCCATGTGTAAAGAAATTCACTCAGATACATTAGTACATGATTAGATTGATCAAGAAGCTTATCAAGAGAGGTGTTGAACACGGGCTGTGTCACAACCTTCAACCAAAACAACCCACAGATCCTAACAGAGAAGTTAGTCTCCAACTCCGGGTAAACACATTTATCTCGCCTTTCTACAATCATAGAAGTCAAATTTTTACTTCAATCGAACTTTTATCAAATAAATAACCTCCCCTTGGACACTAtttcttactttcttttttctatACAATCCATATTCCGGGAGGCCCGATTTGAACACAGAGCTCGGGTGCAAAAGTAAACGCGCTTAACCACTTTCAGCTACAAGTTCCTCGCGGTCACTATTTCTTACTTATCCAACCCGGAAAAAACCCAGATCAAATGTTATTAATTACCTCATTAAATCAACCCCAATACCTAAATCCACAagactttgttttgttttggtcacCAAGTTTACAGTTCCCACTCAAAACTCACAAAAAATAGAAAGACATAGATTTTTCCCCAAATTGCTCAAAAATGTTCCCCAAAATGCTATTCACATttcagtaaaaaataaaaataacatatttaCTGAGGAAACAAATTTTGACTGAGAATTTAACAAAAACATGCATGATCATACCAGGCTTCGTCGGAGGAatcgccgccgccgccgccgtgGGATTGATCAGCCAGGTCGTCGTACGCGACGGCGAAATCCAGGCCATTAAAGCCGCCGAAGACCTCGCTGTAGTCGAAGCCGGAGCTCCGCACATCGAAGAAGACCTCGTTTTCGTCGACGGAGGGAACGTCCAGCACCGGAATCGACGAGGCGCGTGACGCGTGGAAGCTCCCGAAAATCTCGCTGTAGTCCTCCAGGCGGGGCGAGAGGGACGAGAGGCCGAACTTCGGCGGACCGCCGTAAACGTCGTCGTAGAGCGTCTTGGCTGAGAGGCCGCCATTGTTCATCATTTTCGCGGAAGAAGACCTGTTTGGATGCCGAGAATGTGATAAATTATccatgagagagagaagaaaaattcGCGTTTCTAGGGTTTTGCGCTGCGAGGCGTTTCGTTTTCCTCCCTCtcgctcgctctctctctctctctaacttttttttctctctccgcCGCTGAGTCCCTCCTGCTTGCAGAGAGTCTCAGGACTCAGAACTCGGACACAGGGCGACGAAAgtggaattaaaaggaaagtCTGAAATTACCAAAAAGGACTCGTATAATTGCATGACGAATTTTCCTTTcacctttttcccttttttcggATTTGGCAATTTGTATGGATTTGGACAAGTGACGGGGTTTAGCCGGTAAATGGTGGACAACTAGAAACTTTTGAGTACAACATGTTATTTGCTGAACGAGAATTTTCGTATATCATGTGCGTATGGTATATACTGGATGCTTTATTCAAGAAGCACACTCTTTCAAAAAGTATTTTAGTAGTATTTTTGTAggatttatttgtattttaattaaggattgattcaaaaaatatttttatcaaaaactCTTTCAGGAATATTCAAAGTACTTTCAAATGAGCTCTTATTGTTCAGCTAAAAAAATGACACTCCAGTTAAAAGTTACGTGAACATTCCGAAAAGTCCAAGGTAACAACTTTCTTGATATACCAACAGcaaataatcttttttttaataaacgatattatttacactaaggggcgGGGGAGTGGATAAGTCTCACAATGtgataacaataatgtgattcaaattcatatttgacaaaaatcgaatctaagacattTCACTTAACAGCAAATTACCTTTTAACTTATGCATAAAAGTGCTTCcttcgtttattttttttttgtatttaatcATAAATATTAGGGCTAGTTTGGGGTTGTTGTGCTTTTTTTAAAACTACTTCTGCTATGCTATGAGAATAAACAACTGTGAAAAGAAGCAGGTAAGTATTTGGTACACAAtaataaaagtgtttttagcaaaaaaaaaaacagaaaaaaaaaaaaaaaaaaaaaaacaagggtgtCAAAGATGAGTTAGGattttaatatgaaaatttcattaattggTTCTGTTCACCCAtcttcaatgaaaaaaaaataaaattttgagagGTATGTGTAGATTGTAGATCTGCTTCTGTTTTATGTTGTTTTGGTCTTTTTCAACCCATgattttgagaagaaaaaaaaacattttttttttcatttaccaaACACGAACTCTAAACCAGCCCTTACTAAATGGATATAAGTATATTATAAGTATTACTAAATagatataattattataaataaattactaaCATGCAGTGTGACTTTTGACTTCTCACATATCCCTCTTTATTTATGGTCATCCagttgaataaatcaaacgaaaacaACCAACATAACTAAACACAAGTATGTACGAGCTGCTATAAAATGTGtatgtttatcattttttttaaaatgaaatgagTAAAAGGGCAACTGGGAATGGGCAATTTGGGTTGCAATCTTTTAGATAAGGTTCAATTTCAATGCATCAAAATGTCCAACAAAAAGGGTCCCAATTTGAGTACGATGAGCAGGTACCTGGTTCCCGCATAAACACTTTGGGAAGGACTTGCTACAGAGAATAATGAATGACAAGGCGCCTTGTTTGCTAGTATTTCACTATTTTGTGGGGTGGGTTTGTAAAATTGATGAACTTTGAGGGAAACTTTGGCAATTTATAAGTGAGTAACTAGTTGCATTTGtctttgaacaaaaaataaaaataaaaaaataagttgCATTTGTCTTGGTATTGACATTAGTGTCGTGTTTTTCATGTTTGTGACATATTTGATATCTTAACAGATCGTGTTATGTAACACCAATTAAAGTAAATGGGCAATATGACCCAACTTGAAATCCACCCGTTAAAATTATAGGTAATATGACCTGACCCGTTAtccattaaataaaatatattttaaaccaataaatgatgaaaatgaaaaacataattcgacaaaaaaataaaagaaaaatattataaaattagtatatgcataccacattgtcacataaatattaattcaaaacataaaaaactaaaaaaaaataaaaataaaaaatatttatctttcaagtattacatatccctttctcaaaaaaaaaaaaaaaaaaaagtattacaTATCCCAAAATAAGAGTCTAACgaaaaaaatattagtacattactacaaaataccaaatgttcaaAGATATGTAAAATAAAGGGTGTGTTTCAAGGTTGAGGAACCTTGCATGTATTTTACAATTAAACCATTCCATTTTCATCCATCACCAAAGGAAATAGTATTGAAATTTTAGCTTGatatattgtgacatcccacatcgctcaggggagtgatccttaaatgtatattctcatctctacctagcacgaggccttttgggagctcactggcttcgggttccgtaggaactccgaagttaagcgagaagggggctagagcaatcccatgatgggtgacccactgggaagttgctcgtgagttcccaaaaacaaaaccgtgagggaatggtaagcccaaaacggacaatatcgtgctacggtggtggagcaggcccgggaagtgatctgtcctgggccgagatgtgacaaattggtatcagagcctaac of the Pyrus communis chromosome 1, drPyrComm1.1, whole genome shotgun sequence genome contains:
- the LOC137731853 gene encoding auxilin-like protein 1, encoding MDNLSHSRHPNRSSSAKMMNNGGLSAKTLYDDVYGGPPKFGLSSLSPRLEDYSEIFGSFHASRASSIPVLDVPSVDENEVFFDVRSSGFDYSEVFGGFNGLDFAVAYDDLADQSHGGGGGDSSDEAWTPAESGSLSEGSDDCGKNQCSNGDPYQSFDGSTDFSMAYHTAHQTGSKDSLNGMTYVTQAHVVPGYTFVLDEITPSQQTEHENPIFQVADDSKLNMNSNVEVVNQKYLKKTMSHPPNGSSSGQAFGDNLKHERGHGRYGSHHRRPFVTVSDISLRTQPSQLPPPSRPPPILDGSSGDSGRLSSNSNSIASDGTTGDSSPRFFDVEVDASSSAAISAAAMREAMEKAKVQLKSAKELMQRRKDGFQTCTTSGSKKEMKEKEGMVGKIVDDCNGVKDEGVQGTSVREDGRMKFVVKKERLKSSKTTREVPEFLEDEILLNVAKHFEQEKHGNGSFKIDDANEWQEETQYFELAAIDESKKAFEQENKEKILVQSRKSHENRHKEKATMEALEQKEEIDKKVRAVIEEEPEKQPRGWEECNARPKASKEACSRKEHDKKVKVAEKIHENGQHEMSSRMGTLPAEPEKQRDAEKSEKHDIVLEVQEQARKQKVNDKRIRSDKRLKESRGTKSFEQRQQEALKQEEKEIRLKEAFEQAENEKKLKKVLQQEENEMRLKEAALEQVENEKRLKKALELRETEKKLKEAAERENKKKQKEAAQIEEYEKRIKEALEREEYEKRQQDACERKEAEQRIKMAHACEQQYDINGLMKARDKEGAEGRLNETFGQVRTESTLEEANESEQTGKTVKVAGDWEELNVLNTTNEGTERNENGQTLYMKQEDLRVSGDTCNQDCNQNSQATRLSNKHDESSETVAATQEVPAHEGNGEKRTEHNNSDTQPEVVRVSMLIDLELKASDASAHHLENGENWFRREDASESLPVDDSVKKASEEIRAEPKASKGELGAFEIDNVPVDEKLKESGMAQQGTQEGNSQVAVEDAYESVPLDIHMKKAGEPGSRFGPPRVEQFNQMDFDHEAKKDLKEVEAASIREENKKEYLTPKLVREFVENKRKTAAAHPAMTELNSQKSSGQFNAGQPPERKEKSLKETVKNGEKENERLKRERELENERLRKIEEEREREREREKDRMAVDRATLEAREWPFLDARDRTESAAIERASAEARQRTMAEARERLEKACAEAREKSLAGMTAMEARLKAERAAVERATAEARERAAEKAMAERAVYEARERVQRSVSDKFYTSSTNIGLRHCSSSSDLPDSTRGSRYPYSSVYGERYEVVEGESAQRCKARLERHARTAERAAKALAEKNTRDLLAQREQAERNRLAETLDAEVRRWSSGKEGNLRALLSTLQYILGADSGWQPVPLTEVITAAAVKRAYRKATLCVHPDKLQQRGASIHQKYICEKVFDLLKEAWNKFNSEER